The following proteins are co-located in the Tachysurus vachellii isolate PV-2020 chromosome 19, HZAU_Pvac_v1, whole genome shotgun sequence genome:
- the LOC132862294 gene encoding protein BTG1-like: MRTEVSTAANFVSSLVRMTGLLTEDQLHHLNFSLQKTLLEYYEQHWFPQDPCRGSGYRCLRINHKMDPLIGKAAWAVGITQEKIFSLLPCELTLWVDPNEVSYRIGENGSSCVLYAS, encoded by the exons ATGAGAACAGAAGTCTCTACAGCTGCTAATTTTGTTAGCAGTCTGGTCAGGATGACTGGCCTTCTTACTGAAGATCAACTTCATCACTTAAACTTTTCCCTGCAGAAGACGCTACTTG AGTACTACGAGCAACACTGGTTTCCCCAAGATCCTTGCAGAGGGTCAGGCTACAGATGCTTGCGCATCAACCACAAAATGGACCCTTTGATAGGCAAAGCTGCCTGGGCCGTTGGCATTACACAGGAGAAAATCTTTTCCCTGCTTCCATGTGAGCTAACACTGTGGGTGGACCCCAATGAAGTGTCGTATCGCATTGGTGAAAATGGATCCAGTTGTGTTCTTTATGCGTCCTGA
- the LOC132862408 gene encoding protein BTG1-like, protein MRTEVSTAANFVSSLVRMTGLLTEDQLHHLNFSLQKTLLEYYEQHWFPQDPCRGSGYRCLRINHKMDPLIGKAAWAVGITQEKIFSLLPCELTLWVDPNEVSYRIGENGSSCVLYAS, encoded by the exons ATGAGAACAGAAGTCTCTACAGCTGCTAATTTTGTTAGCAGTCTGGTCAGGATGACTGGCCTTCTTACTGAAGATCAGCTTCATCACTTAAACTTTTCCCTGCAGAAGACGCTACTTG agtaCTACGAGCAACACTGGTTTCCCCAAGATCCTTGCAGAGGGTCAGGCTACAGATGCTTGCGCATCAACCACAAAATGGACCCTTTGATAGGCAAAGCTGCCTGGGCCGTTGGCATTACACAGGAGAAAATCTTTTCCCTGCTTCCATGTGAGCTAACACTGTGGGTGGACCCCAATGAAGTGTCGTATCGCATTGGTGAAAATGGATCCAGTTGTGTTCTTTATGCGTCCTGA
- the LOC132862409 gene encoding protein BTG1-like, with protein sequence MRTEVSTAANFVSSLVRMTGLLTEDQLHHLNFSLQKTLLEYYEQHWFPQDPCRGSGYRCLRINHKMDPLIGKAAWAVGITQEKIFSLLPCELTLWVDPNEVSYRIGENGSSCVLYAS encoded by the exons ATGAGAACAGAAGTCTCTACAGCTGCTAATTTTGTTAGCAGTCTGGTCAGGATGACTGGCCTTCTTACTGAAGATCAACTTCATCACTTAAACTTTTCCCTGCAGAAGACGCTACTTG agtaCTACGAGCAACACTGGTTTCCCCAAGATCCTTGCAGAGGGTCAGGCTACAGATGCTTGCGCATCAACCACAAAATGGACCCTTTGATAGGCAAAGCTGCCTGGGCCGTTGGCATTACACAGGAGAAAATCTTTTCCCTGCTTCCATGTGAGCTAACACTGTGGGTGGACCCCAATGAAGTGTCGTATCGCATTGGTGAAAATGGATCCAGTTGTGTTCTTTATGCGTCCTGA